From the genome of Salmonella enterica subsp. houtenae serovar Houten:
CGGTTTTCCCGGTGGCGGCGTTTTTGTAAGACACCATACCGGTATCGTTATCGACCTCGGGTTTCCCGTCGGTGACGATGGTTTTGCCATCCGTGGTTTCAACCGCCTGGTTAGAAGAGCATCCTGCGACGGTGAATAGGGTTGCTGCGGTAAACAGTGCGGTCATAAGACGTTTTTGCATGGTGTTCTCCCTGCTTTTCAGTTGTTTTAGCATGTGACTGTTAACTGTAGCGTTATTGGCGAAAAGCGGGGAGAAATGCAGA
Proteins encoded in this window:
- the ygdR_5 gene encoding outer membrane lipoprotein, which gives rise to MQKRLMTALFTAATLFTVAGCSSNQAVETTDGKTIVTDGKPEVDNDTGMVSYKNAATGKTEQINRDQLKNMSELDN